CTAAAGTGCAACGGAATGCGGAATGTCCCCAATAAAAATGTACTTCGACAATGCTTTTGCTTTTCCTCCCGTTTCCGCAAGTTGTTTGGTTTGTCATATTCTGCCCATGCCAATAAATGCTAGGCTTTTAATGCCCGGTAAAGGCAAAGGCCCCGCTGTGGCAACTTTATTTTATGTTGTTTGGAGAAGAAAACCCTGCTTTTGCATTGGTCAAAAGCCAATTTAAGGCATTTTTGGAGTAATTAACAAAGACATCGCTTAATTGGCTGCCAGAACTGGTTTGACACTAGAAAAGTTCTGTGAGAAAATTAATATATATTTACCTGGAAGTTTACTTTGCGGTGAGGTCAATGAGTGTGAAGAATTATAGCGCAGCTTTAAAAGCGAGTATGACAGATCTCTGGATAAAGCTAATCCAGATCAATGATCACCCTAAAAAAATAGCCAAAGGGGCGGCCATCGGAGTATTCTGGGGTGTTTTGCCGACCTTTGGCTTTGCTATTTTGTTTGCCATTCCAACAGCTTTGCTGCTAAAGGCTAACAAGTTGTCCTCCATTTCGACAACCTTTATTTCTAACCCTTTGACAACCCCCTTTTTTTACGGCCTTTCCCTCAGCCTGGGCACTCTGATATTTAATCCGGAGCTGGATACTGATA
The sequence above is a segment of the Syntrophomonadaceae bacterium genome. Coding sequences within it:
- a CDS encoding DUF2062 domain-containing protein yields the protein MKNYSAALKASMTDLWIKLIQINDHPKKIAKGAAIGVFWGVLPTFGFAILFAIPTALLLKANKLSSISTTFISNPLTTPFFYGLSLSLGTLIFNPELDTDISLADMSTPELEDIAALGFYFYAGGFILAAGMALIAYLAAYYFLCKRKKQAEGKK